The following are from one region of the Siniperca chuatsi isolate FFG_IHB_CAS linkage group LG13, ASM2008510v1, whole genome shotgun sequence genome:
- the tfa gene encoding transferrin-a — translation MTTLLLVALLGCLASVFAAPAEKVKWCVKSDQEYGKCLDLVAKAPAFSCVKKENTIDCIIAIKAGEADAITLDGGDIYTAGLNNYDLHPIIAEDYGTSSETCYYAVAVVKKGTGFGFKDLQGKKSCHTGLGKSAGWNIPIGTLLSMGLIQWSGIEDSPVEEAVSNFFMASCAPGATRGSKLCELCKGDCSRSHKEPYYDYAGAFQCLVEDAGEVAFVKHLTVPDSEKANYELLCKDNTRAPIDSYKTCHLAKVPAHAVVTRKDPQLAELIWTNLNSVQDFNLFSSEAYAPAKNLMFKDSTVKLVQLPANTDSFLYLGAEYMSIVRSLKKEQTTSTSSTAIKWCAVGHAETAKCDMWSINSVGDDGTSSIECQNAPTVDECLKKIMRKEADAMAVDGGQVYTAGKCGLVPAMVEQYAEDQCTANGGVASSYYAVAVVKKGSGVTWENLKGKKSCHTGVGRTAGWNIPMGHIHKLTNDCDFTKFFSSGCAPGSDPSSPFCAQCAGSGKAVGDESKCKASADEQYYGYAGAFRCLVEGAGDVAFIKHTIVPENSDGKGPTWASEVNSAEYELICHGKDPVPVTEYLSCHLAKVPAHAVVTRPEIHGEVIRILQDQQAKFGTTGSDSTFKLFQSDAGKNLLFKDSTKCLQEIQAGTTYDQFLGTDYINAMNSLRQCSATTPDLEKSCTFHSCQQKN, via the exons ATGACGACTCTCCTCCTCGTGGCGCTGCTCGGATGCCTCG CCAGCGTGTTCGCGGCCCCCGCTGAAAAGGTGAAATGGTGCGTCAAGTCAGACCAAGAATACGGGAAATGTCTGGACCTCGTAGCCAAAGCGCCCGCGTTCTCCTGcgtgaagaaagaaaacaccaTCGACTGCATCATTGCAATTAAG gCTGGTGAAGCAGATGCCATCACTTTGGATGGAGGGGACATCTACACTGCTGGACTAAACAACTATGACCTGCATCCCATTATTGCAGAGGATTACGGCACCT CTTCGGAGACCTGTTACTACGCTGTTGCTGTGGTGAAGAAGGGCACTGGATTTGGCTTCAAAGACCTCCAGGGGAAGAAATCCTGCCACACTGGGTTGGGGAAATCTGCAGGCTGGAACATTCCCATAGGAACTCTGCTGTCCATGGGTTTGATTCAGTGGTCAGGCATTGAGGACAGCCCTGTGGAGGAGG cgGTGAGCAACTTCTTCATGGCCAGCTGTGCCCCGGGGGCAACAAGGGGCAGTAAACTGTGTGAGCTGTGCAAGGGAGACTGCTCCAGGTCCCACAAGGAGCCTTACTATGACTACGCCGGAGCCTTCCA GTGTCTGGTGGAGGACGCTGGAGAAGTGGCTTTTGTGAAGCATCTCACTGTACCTG ACTCCGAAAAGGCCAACTACGAGCTGCTGTGCAAGGATAACACCAGAGCACCTATCGACAGCTATAAAACCTGCCACCTGGCCAAAGTACCAGCTCATGCTGTTGTCACCCGCAAGGACCCACAGCTGGCCGAATTAATCTGGACAAACCTCAATTCAGTGCAG gaCTTtaatctcttctcctctgaaGCCTATGCACCTGCCAAAAACCTGATGTTCAAGGACTCAACGGTAAAGCTGGTGCAGCTGCCCGCAAACACAGATTCCTTCCTGTATTTGGGTGCTGAATACATGAGCATTGTCCGTTCCCTTAAGAAAG AGCAGACCACAAGCACTTCATCCACTGCCATTAAATGGTGCGCTGTGGGCCACGCTGAGACCGCCAAGTGTGACATGTGGAGCATCAACAGTGTGGGTGATGACGGCACCTCCTCCATTGAATGCCAGAATGCCCCCACAGTTGACGAGTGCCTGAAAAAGATTATG CGTAAAGAAGCTGATGCAATGGCTGTGGATGGAGGACAGGTGTACACAGCTGGCAAGTGTGGTCTGGTTCCTGCTATGGTGGAGCAGTATGCTGAAG ATCAATGCACCGCCAATGGAG GTGTAGCCTCCTCTTACTATGCTGTTGCTGTGGTGAAGAAGGGTTCAGGGGTGACCTGGGAAAACCTGAAGGGCAAGAAGTCTTGCCACACAGGTGTTGGCAGAACTGCTGGCTGGAACATCCCCATGGGTCACATCCACAAACTTACTAATGACTGTGACTTCA CTAAGTTCTTCAGTAGCGGCTGTGCCCCCGGATCAGATCCCAGCTCTCCATTCTGTGCTCAGTGTGCCGGCAGTGGCAAAGCTGTGGGAGACGAGTCAAAGTGCAAAGCCAGTGCTGATGAGCAGTACTACGGCTACGCTGGAGCCTTTAG ATGTCTGGTTGAGGGTGCTGGCGATGTTGCCTTCATCAAACACACAATCGTTCCAGAAAACAGTGATG GCAAAGGTCCAACATGGGCTAGTGAAGTGAATTCTGCTGAGTACGAGCTGATCTGCCACGGGAAGGATCCAGTGCCAGTCACTGAATACTTGTCTTGTCACCTGGCTAAAGTGCCCGCACACGCTGTGGTCACTCGTCCAGAGATCCACGGCGAGGTGATCCGCATTCTCCAGGACCAGCAG GCCAAGTTTGGTACCACTGGCAGTGATTCCACATTCAAACTGTTCCAGTCAGATGCAGGAAAGAACCTCCTCTTCAAGGACTCCACTAAGTGTCTCCAGGAGATTCAAGCTGGAACAACATATGACCAGTTTTTGGGAACAGATTACATAAATGCCATGAATTCACTCAGACAGTGCAGTGCAACTACTCCAG ATCTGGAGAAATCTTGCACTTTCCATTCCTGTCAGCAAAAAAACTAG